TTGTACTCGGATGAGTCCGTTCGATCCAGTGGCTTTTGTAATGGCGCTCAAAAATAACCCAGTGGCGACGAAAACCACAATTATCAAATACCACACCTAATTCTTCAATAAAGTTTACATATGGTATAGGAAATGACGCAAAAATATCCAGAATTATCACACACCGTTGGCTGAAAGGGTTTGATCGGAGCGGAAAATCCATAGTGGATTTGTGGCATCGGCTGGATGATGGCGAAAGTAAAAACGGACACGGCGACGGTATAGTCTATGTGGGTCAAAAGTTCGGCAGTTGGCGAAGAAAGACGTCCGTTTAAATCAGCATTCTTTTAATTGGGTAGGAAATGAtacttcaaaaattaaatgaaatgaatgcAATTAAATCTTATATGACCTTTAGCAAAAGTTGATCGATCATGGCTGCGTCGACCGATCCTTTGCTCTTCACCATACTTGGCGTTACCTCGACGAAAGAATACCTGGAGGCTCATTTTATTtagcaaataaaaagaacttttAAATGTTCCatgtaattaaatttgaaaatcaataacTCACGTAAAATTCCAACTGGCTGACAAAACATCAAAAACGTCTTTGGGAAATCCGATGAAGCGGACCAAGCTCTGATTAGCCGGATTGCGGATTATGTTGAAAATCGGCGGTTCCTGTAAagtattcaaatttcaatattatatattatagctttaacataatttttcaacttgaaaACTTACGTGATAGGCGAGGATTCTTACGTGCGCGCCGGTAATAGATTTAGTTATTTCGATTTCCTGGGTGATACTTCCGGCTGCAAAAGCGACAGCTAATAGTTTAGCGACAATTAAACCGCGAATGAATAACATGATTTCCCGTTTTATTCACAGACGTCTTTTCTCGAGTGGTTCCTGTAGAAGTATGACAAGTCCAGCTCCTTTATTAGTTCTATATAGCTGATGAAGATACGGCGTGACTCGCAGCAAATGATGCACGTACGCCAGGAGGGACAAAATGTTAGTTAGACTGACTGGGCTTAGTATCATAAATGAATGAGCATTTTATCAAATGATTAAATAATATTGATATTTCGATCGTTAAACCGTATTATTGTCTTATTTAACTGTACCTCTCGTTTACTTCATTGCTAATTCTGTTAATAGTTAAATAATTCCTGGTTCCTGGCGATTATTGATCGCACGTGTCGAACTGAGATTGTTCGGTACGGCGTAGTTCGGTAAGCCATAGACGAAAAAGTGCTTTTGATTGATGGGCTGTTGTATTATATGATTTTCAATGCCCATCGGATTTGTGGGTCCATCAAATGTATCTATCgaataaatcaatatctcATAATAATTTCTATCACGGCTACAAATCGACCTTAAATGCAATAGCTTAACGAAATTGATACAGTCACTACCATTAAGAAGTAAATAACATCACACTGTGGCCAACCTTCTGGATTCGGTTTGGtgtttgtgtttattttttaaatattcgttttaaattttaatatctTTAACACAAGATTTACTTGCatctgatgattttttttttgttttatagaaTACCTTATTAGTTAGATAATGCTGAGCTCTCTGAAAGCAATGCCGCCACCATTAAATGTTACTAGGTGCCTAAAAATATGTCTAAACTCTAAAGTAACAGGTAGCGCGATTGTATTCGCGAGGAAAAGAATCCTGCCATTTTTCGCTGAGACACCGAGTGAAATATGCATGTTActcaatttcttgacattatattattttacatgattctaattaaaaatggtaattttttttcgatttttattaAGATTTCTTAAAGTTTCTGGTTGTAAAATATTTGTGTGAATTAACACGTTATGGAGCCTATAATTTTCACATAATGtggcattttttaaacagtCCACCGCAGTCCGCAGGTCAATACAAAAACTCGAAAATTCCTAGAATTCAAATCGTAATTTCCCCCCTTTGTTTCCACGTAAGTCGTTGGATgccgaccgctagatggtgtgCTGACTCGTTGTGTCGTCGACTCCTCGTCAAGCGCATCCTCTGCCCCTAGTTGGCTAGTTTAAGCGTTAGCGTGGTCACGTGTGATGTAGACATGCTACATGCAGGCACATGCAGTaagtagaaaaaaacgaatcaatcACGAACAAAGGAACAACCAATGTTCATGGTGGTTTAATGTTCATTGCCCTAATTCTTTTACTACATTATTGTGGTCGTTAGTTGAAAACACAAAATCATTGCTGCAATGTTGACTTCTGTACAACGAACCGTAATTGAAGCTAATCCTATAAATTACCCTTTTGGCAATACCCGGAGTAAAAATGTGTTGCAAGACTTCAATTGTGAAGCAGGTGGTTTTAACCTATGCAGTTCATCCTTGAAGGTAACCCTCAGCAGAGTATTCTGTTAACTGATAAATAATTTCTGAATTGAACTGTGTACATTTAGGTTCTCTTTCTGGGTAGTGGTGACCTGAGAAACACTCTTCAGATTGCAGAAGACGAAAGTTTCAATCACATGCAAATCCATTTAAATGACCTGAATCCATCAGTGGTAGCTCGCAACAtcacaattttgaaaataatatcaGCACCTGATTTCAACcctgaagatgatgaagacttAGCTTTCCTTTGGGATGTTTGGTATAATCTTGAATGGCCAGAAGTCACCCGTAAGAGATTTCAAGGGGTTTTGAAGGACCTGCTGAATGATTTGTACCCTGAAAATGTCTCAGTTCCAAAAACTAGTCAGTCTGAAATGTTAAAGAAAGTGTGGGGTTCTAATATCAGCATCTGATTTCAATccagaagatgatgaagacatAGCTTTCCTTTGGGATGTTTGGTATAATCTTGAATGGCCAAAAGTCAGCCGTAACAGATTTCAAGGAGTTTTGAAGGACCTGTTGAACGGTGTGTTCCCTGAAAATGTCTCAGTTCCAAAAACTAGTCAGTCTGAAATGTTAAAGAAAGTGTGGGGTTCTTGGCTTTCTGTTTTGTCAAAAACTGAATCTGAAGCTAGAGTTTTAATGGAAAAAGTTGGCTTagaaaggtaaaatttttattccagTTTATAACTAGATCGATGTAGTAAATTATCTTCCTTTAATTTTCAGGAAGATGTCTATTTCTAAACACTGGCAGCTGTTGCATCGAAAAGAATTGGAAAACGCGAAAAACTGCGATTCCTTTTCGATGGCCATTGATGATCTAGCTTCTAACTTGGAAAGAAGTATTGGACTTGGAGGGTTGGACGATTCGTCGATGCAGAATATCCATGAAGAGGCTAAGCAATATTTTGAAACAGGTAGCTGTCGACTTGAAAACGATATCAAGATCGTTTGTCTTAATCCAACATTGCTTGACCACGCAACACTCCGCTGGACACTCCATTATTCCCTGTGTCCATTTGACGGATACATGCCGCTCCTGAAAGAAGAACTGGTCACTTTAATGAAAAACAAGATGATGATACGTTCCTGCCAGAAAATTCTCAAAAACCTTTTGTCTTGCTATCGAAAACGCCTCATCGACAGGAAAACCTTTGAATTGTTCTTCTATTTGGAGGATGCCCTGGAGTTCTGCTATTCTGAAAACGTCAACAAGTTCGACGTTATTGACTGCTCCAACATGGCAGATCATGTTGGGTTAGCGAATTTGATCCTGGCTTGCAGCGGAAAGTTGTCCGATCACCCATCAGCAATGTTGTTCACCGACACATTAAGATGGTTCGAATTTCAATCTGTCAAGTTTTACCTCGAGAAAGTCCTTTGTTGCCCGTTGAGCATGATCCCAACTATTTATGGATTGCGTCTCAAAAGCCGCATCGAACTTGGATTGCCCGAATATGTTGACTTGCGATGTCCAACGTCTCTCCCTGTTGAGGTTTGCTGGCAAAAAGCACCTCCCTTTCGTAACGTTGTCATGTCAGCCTCTCCTGCACTGAGCGAGTTCCTGAAACAGCTAGCGAACGTTTGCTTTGATGCAAAGTTTCCTTTACGAATCACTGGTGTCCCTCCCGGAGCCGGATGTGGCATGTTGCTGTATACCCCGCAAACGTTCAGCTACGTAGTGAACTCGATGATTCAACGGCTTGGAGGAGACCATTGGCTGAAGAATGATGTCAGGCCGGCTGAGATGAACCCCAATTTTCAACTCGCTAGACGAACACTTGAAGCTTGGAAAAATGGCCAGAAGATTCTTAAGTTATCCGCAAACATGCCTACTGCGTCCTGTGCCAAAATGGCTTCTCTATCAGGAATTCCAAGCATTCGATTGATACTCCTTCCGAAAGCGAAGCAAGGGAACTGTTCCGACTTTTCTGGACCAGGTGTCCATTTCATCGACAACTTTGAAGTGAAACTGGAAAACTTCTCAACCGGATTTGAAGACGCATCAATTTCCTTTCTCCTGATTCCTCATCACGGGCTCGAAAAAACTCATCGTGCTATCCTCGTGGATATACTGGATGGATCGGAATTTGTCGTCTTTGAGTCGTTTGAATCAGTGCAGGTCGAGGATTGGAGTATACCTTATCCCTTTATTCCTTCGAAAATCCAACTGGAAGTTCCTGCTCCTGAAGAATTTCACATGAAAGTCTACAGTTGCGTCGAGTCCGAAGATCAGTTCcatctgaaaataaaagttatttcACCCGAAAATGCCGCAGGTGGGTTTGTGCAACGTTTTCTTGTCATTTCATCtgttaattttgttgttgttttaggaATAGTATTATTCATAAATTTTCCGGCGCCTTGTGAATCCAGCCACGAAATTAGAGTTCTCCGGATGCAGCAGCAGAAAAATTACGAGCCGTTGTCGCTGTCATTTCCGTATCCGATCATTCTCGAAAACATCCGCCTTATCCTTGATCCCACATGCCGCCATGTTGAATTAGTGGTAAAGAAAGCATTATGGGAACTATGGCCGTGTGAGTACAGACGTGCTGACGATTTGTACAACGTCATAGATCCAGATCAATTAAAAccttggaaagaagaaaaatcactcCAACGGTCCTTGAAAACTCACATTAGTAGCCAGTTCAACATTAATCATCTGGCGAACACTTCCCTA
This sequence is a window from Daphnia pulicaria isolate SC F1-1A chromosome 7, SC_F0-13Bv2, whole genome shotgun sequence. Protein-coding genes within it:
- the LOC124349422 gene encoding uncharacterized protein LOC124349422 is translated as MLTSVQRTVIEANPINYPFGNTRSKNVLQDFNCEAGGFNLCSSSLKVLFLGSGDLRNTLQIAEDESFNHMQIHLNDLNPSVVARNITILKIISAPDFNPEDDEDIAFLWDVWYNLEWPKVSRNRFQGVLKDLLNGVFPENVSVPKTSQSEMLKKVWGSWLSVLSKTESEARVLMEKVGLERKMSISKHWQLLHRKELENAKNCDSFSMAIDDLASNLERSIGLGGLDDSSMQNIHEEAKQYFETGSCRLENDIKIVCLNPTLLDHATLRWTLHYSLCPFDGYMPLLKEELVTLMKNKMMIRSCQKILKNLLSCYRKRLIDRKTFELFFYLEDALEFCYSENVNKFDVIDCSNMADHVGLANLILACSGKLSDHPSAMLFTDTLRWFEFQSVKFYLEKVLCCPLSMIPTIYGLRLKSRIELGLPEYVDLRCPTSLPVEVCWQKAPPFRNVVMSASPALSEFLKQLANVCFDAKFPLRITGVPPGAGCGMLLYTPQTFSYVVNSMIQRLGGDHWLKNDVRPAEMNPNFQLARRTLEAWKNGQKILKLSANMPTASCAKMASLSGIPSIRLILLPKAKQGNCSDFSGPGVHFIDNFEVKLENFSTGFEDASISFLLIPHHGLEKTHRAILVDILDGSEFVVFESFESVQVEDWSIPYPFIPSKIQLEVPAPEEFHMKVYSCVESEDQFHLKIKVISPENAAGIVLFINFPAPCESSHEIRVLRMQQQKNYEPLSLSFPYPIILENIRLILDPTCRHVELVVKKALWELWPCEYRRADDLYNVIDPDQLKPWKEEKSLQRSLKTHISSQFNINHLANTSLMKKSPLNVVRRVMKALFLDPARPRYVTIQRMNAPEPDWFFLVHRPVSTTPTGRPFLLLSAIDFRLAEKLVKGGKWSEEKNAEDLKRVFPGGKEIMTIPIKTTEDSKLLKFVLRLNSSKIKPSTWQKKNLTLGEDSPWMATFVSPLYSDNPHLDVESADSSSRSMSDNNCCAACKKVSQSPKRCSRCRSSVYCSVECQHQHWAQHKMVCKKV